Proteins from a single region of Harmonia axyridis chromosome 4, icHarAxyr1.1, whole genome shotgun sequence:
- the LOC123677807 gene encoding ceramide-1-phosphate transfer protein isoform X3, with the protein MENNISYFDLEFVRDNFKLAMVENDDVNLELYLKSFDELNKFFCLLGTIFGFVKSELAGKMIILREFLSKPDEAHHFSTVLNMVEYEREHNLLGKDNYVSGSRTLLRLHRSLEFIQAFLRSINDLKEEESTSGPCIKAYEDTLGHHHTFLIRTGAKIAMYTLPTKHQLLSNVCGSEENIKKAEDILPETLGIISEIYDRVQKIYKDRNLLSLK; encoded by the exons atggaaaataatatttcctatttcgatttggaatttgttcgtgataatttcaaattagCGATGGTTGAAAATGATGATGTCAATTTAGAACTCTATTTAAAAAGCTTTGATGAGTTGAATAA attcttttGTCTACTGGGGACAATTTTTGGTTTTGTTAAGTCGGAACTCGCCGGAAAAATGATTATACTTCGAGAATTTTTGAGCAAGCCTGATGAAGCCCATCACTTCTCAACTGTATTAAATATGGTAGAATATGAAAGAGAGCATAATCTTTTAGGCAAAGACAATTACGTTTCTGGATCTAGAACTTTGCTTCGGTTGCACAGGAGTTTGGAATTTATTCAAGCTTTTTTAAGAAGCATAAATGATTTAAAAGAGGAGGAAAGTACTTCGGGTCCATGTATTAAAGCTTATGAAGATACCCTCGGTCACCATCATACCTTTTTGATAAGAACCGGTGCTAAAATTGCAATGTATACTCTACCTACAAAACATCAATTGCTTTCTAAt GTTTGTGGAAGCGAAGAAAATATCAAGAAGGCTGAGGACATACTACCAGAAACATTAGGAATCATTTCGGAGATTTATGATAGAGTTCAGAAAATATACAAGGATCGTAATCTCCTATCACTAAAATAA